One segment of Phragmites australis chromosome 13, lpPhrAust1.1, whole genome shotgun sequence DNA contains the following:
- the LOC133887802 gene encoding protein AUXIN-REGULATED GENE INVOLVED IN ORGAN SIZE-like has translation MFLSPRNEPQEDTQELINSTGPNCCPSSAAPGDMESGGRAAARTSTSDQLRVHTEEPSRGGSFWARHFSVSFLLLVGVTASLVILPLVLPPLPPPPSILMLVPVAMLVVLVVLAFMPTSVSRSGTGPAYL, from the coding sequence ATGTTCTTGAGCCCGAGAAATGAGCCCCAAGAGGACACCCAAGAACTGATCAACAGTACTGGTCCCAACTGCTGCCCATCATCTGCCGCACCCGGCGACATGGAGAGCGGCGGAAGAGCGGCTGCTCGCACTTCGACGTCTGACCAGCTGAGAGTCCACACGGAGGAGCCTAGCCGCGGCGGTAGCTTCTGGGCCAGGCACTTCTCGGTGTCGTTCCTGCTGCTCGTGGGCGTCACCGCGTCGCTGGTGATCCTCCCGCTAGTGCTgccgccgctcccgccgccgccgtcgataCTGATGCTGGTGCCGGTGGCAATGctggtggtgctggtggtgctGGCGTTCATGCCGACGTCGGTCAGTCGCAGCGGGACGGGCCCGGCATACTTGTAG